One genomic window of Streptomyces sp. NBC_01498 includes the following:
- a CDS encoding alpha-1,2-mannosidase → MDPVRADFGVRPAVLSNALVRHHRCAIAPSYVVVAAGGFLKVDFAVPDGDAPAEAVLRVSVLGAAAPTDLTLNGEPLVKSFRLPAGEVAGAVREYAFTVPGAALRPGANVLEIRNTDEDDDGVLRLGTVTLGSADSDGRAGHRSGDRSGEGGGAGERSAWTFATERRSPGADAWRAGPDLVFHLDRSESRLGADGREPVSGLAWRETTGAEASLAFRSDMSGFHGHFRSADGSVGELRGTLAGQLPPAGSAGGVGGMRADVRHFTTEEAHDSVWAPAGRLRLALDSGGDPVERVTWSDRRGGTTSLSLLAAGPGPGPAAGEGRDITHRVSRVWASDEFTMFGEVADNLLRDGDKWLAHERTPDLHFTFDGPVTVTGYRLTSGNDCPDRDPSGWVLEGSSDGREWTRLDVREREVFPGRHRTEEFGLTEPSARSHYRLRITANGGADETQLSRVSFLDGGDTSPDPDACAFDFVGHRQDPGGEPVGYRGTRIPAPVSGAEETGDGEEEGRLLAGNFSDTARSLQDAARLLTQLTRYLRH, encoded by the coding sequence ATGGACCCTGTACGCGCCGACTTCGGTGTCCGGCCCGCCGTCCTGTCGAACGCCCTCGTTCGTCACCACCGCTGCGCGATCGCCCCGTCGTACGTCGTGGTGGCGGCCGGAGGCTTCCTCAAGGTCGACTTCGCGGTGCCGGACGGCGACGCGCCCGCCGAGGCCGTGCTGCGCGTGTCGGTGCTGGGCGCCGCCGCTCCGACGGATCTCACGCTGAACGGCGAGCCGCTGGTCAAGAGCTTCCGCCTGCCCGCCGGTGAAGTGGCCGGGGCTGTACGGGAGTACGCCTTCACCGTGCCCGGAGCGGCGCTGCGGCCGGGAGCCAATGTCCTGGAGATACGCAACACCGACGAGGACGACGACGGCGTGCTCCGGCTCGGGACCGTCACCCTGGGATCCGCCGACAGCGACGGCCGGGCGGGGCACCGTTCCGGGGACAGGTCCGGGGAAGGGGGCGGGGCGGGTGAGCGGTCGGCGTGGACGTTCGCCACCGAGCGCCGCTCACCGGGTGCCGACGCCTGGCGGGCGGGGCCGGATCTGGTGTTCCACCTCGACCGGAGCGAGAGCCGGCTCGGTGCGGACGGGCGCGAACCCGTCAGCGGACTGGCATGGCGCGAGACCACCGGAGCGGAGGCGTCCCTCGCATTTCGCTCCGACATGTCAGGGTTTCACGGGCACTTCCGAAGCGCCGACGGCTCGGTCGGCGAGCTGCGCGGCACCCTCGCCGGACAACTGCCTCCCGCCGGGAGCGCGGGTGGTGTCGGTGGAATGCGTGCCGACGTACGTCATTTCACCACCGAGGAGGCGCACGACTCCGTGTGGGCTCCGGCAGGGCGGCTGCGGCTGGCGCTCGACAGCGGCGGTGACCCGGTCGAACGGGTGACGTGGAGCGACCGCCGGGGTGGCACCACCTCGCTCTCCCTGCTCGCCGCCGGGCCGGGGCCCGGCCCGGCGGCGGGAGAGGGGCGCGACATCACCCACCGGGTCTCCCGGGTGTGGGCCAGCGACGAGTTCACGATGTTCGGCGAGGTCGCGGACAACCTGCTGAGGGACGGCGACAAGTGGCTCGCCCACGAGCGGACCCCCGATCTGCACTTCACCTTCGACGGGCCCGTCACCGTCACCGGCTACCGCCTCACCTCCGGCAACGACTGCCCCGACCGCGATCCGTCCGGCTGGGTGCTGGAAGGTTCCTCCGACGGCCGGGAGTGGACACGGCTGGACGTCCGGGAGAGGGAGGTCTTCCCCGGGCGCCACCGGACCGAGGAGTTCGGGCTGACCGAGCCGTCGGCCCGCTCCCACTACCGCCTGCGGATCACCGCCAACGGTGGCGCGGACGAGACCCAGTTGTCCCGGGTGAGTTTCCTCGACGGCGGTGACACGTCCCCGGACCCCGACGCCTGCGCCTTCGACTTCGTCGGCCACCGGCAGGACCCCGGCGGAGAGCCGGTGGGCTACCGGGGGACGAGGATCCCCGCTCCCGTGTCCGGGGCGGAGGAGACCGGCGACGGTGAGGAGGAAGGGCGGCTGCTCGCCGGGAACTTCTCGGACACCGCGCGAAGCCTCCAGGACGCGGCGCGGCTGCTGACGCAACTGACCCGGTATCTGCGCCACTGA
- a CDS encoding serine protease: protein MTTRKGPGDEALERLSELTERNAVAIMDGDEFCGTGFLVSPDTLLTCAHVVAGRDGSGLAATVGGRDVAIEVVRLMPEERGRGDIYGFPDLAEVRLTDPAEDLGGVWLGARGPAQGASVSVHGFSDDTLEPGVQPDTLRLTVAGRSGRFVRLQWDQVVPGFSGGPVLDTATGRVCGVLKATRDERGVSGGWLIPVDAVEECTPGLLRRNHAAHRPGTLWFDLVGDREGCQAKLFAPDPGGPVRGVGTTPARMLAHGAMPFVDRPELGELTNWCYETDEQLLRLLYAPGGSGKTRLAAELCRRLRATGWTAGFAGEAFLGDSRRPERWLEHLSTALVAGFSCLVVFDYAQARLGDISTVMEHVRRHHPGATLRVLLLARSEEPLWRALREEFRNKHIDDWALRGASSRSLPRTLSTDPATLVTEAFGEFARLLDCSWVPMPPSLVDGAGRQDSILTMLASALDAVLTLRRREEWKESDDPLADIVVHEIKGWFMVLADSIGTSGALAGSTGERVADGLLLVPTLARRRDRPELTALLTSVRGRAFPDQPPVNAIAVQACLRTLYPAEEADHVAPLEPDRLGEILVRRVLAEPQSSGDNVGYLGAVLDASPLRDEQTRTRAVLDTLDVLARARGCTTVGRVADHPAHAVLDRALARLVKGDPRALVPALVTVGARVPHAEPLADLLEPVLQECDTDLLLLVEPRLPGYPSGLSSLSALVLGRLLRIPDAGSGDDDRLVRLRRLRGYSLRLEESGRRDDALPAADEAVVLSRDLVRRSARYQSHYAAALHNLSLLKHRSGDTESALGLSVEAVALYRQAVESDPAVRHRSLMDTAGALGLLALLRLGDDQVNGAARDAAEAVVLCGQVPQGALDHDVYLSCLGVLSACRHRTGLTEEALDSSAQAVEHLEALVGLRPGRYLAGLPDTLQRHGVGLIRAGRFGEAYRALSRAATERAALPVRQTPHLRVQQREVLDVLLQFSTEFDDFAHERSSWAQMRAELDDRAS, encoded by the coding sequence ATGACGACACGCAAGGGTCCCGGCGACGAGGCACTGGAACGGCTGAGCGAACTGACCGAGCGGAACGCCGTGGCCATCATGGACGGGGACGAGTTCTGCGGGACCGGCTTCCTGGTGTCACCCGACACCCTCCTCACCTGCGCGCACGTGGTCGCCGGACGTGACGGGAGCGGCCTCGCGGCCACCGTCGGCGGGCGGGACGTCGCGATCGAGGTGGTGCGTCTCATGCCCGAGGAGAGAGGGAGGGGAGACATCTACGGCTTCCCGGATCTCGCCGAGGTCCGGCTGACCGACCCCGCCGAGGACCTCGGCGGGGTGTGGCTCGGTGCCAGGGGGCCGGCCCAGGGGGCCTCCGTGTCCGTTCACGGATTCAGTGACGACACCCTGGAGCCGGGAGTCCAGCCCGACACCCTGCGGCTCACCGTCGCGGGCCGGAGCGGGCGCTTCGTACGGCTCCAGTGGGATCAGGTCGTACCGGGATTCAGCGGTGGTCCCGTGCTCGACACGGCGACGGGGCGGGTGTGCGGGGTGCTCAAGGCGACCCGGGACGAGAGGGGAGTGTCGGGCGGCTGGCTGATTCCCGTGGACGCCGTGGAGGAGTGCACGCCGGGACTGCTGCGGCGCAACCATGCCGCGCACCGGCCCGGAACGCTCTGGTTCGACCTCGTCGGTGACCGTGAGGGGTGCCAGGCGAAGCTTTTCGCTCCCGACCCCGGCGGTCCGGTGCGTGGGGTCGGCACCACACCGGCGCGGATGCTGGCACACGGGGCGATGCCGTTCGTGGACCGGCCGGAGCTCGGTGAGCTGACGAACTGGTGCTACGAGACGGACGAGCAGCTGTTGCGTCTGCTGTACGCGCCGGGCGGCTCGGGCAAGACCCGACTGGCCGCCGAACTGTGCCGCCGGCTGCGCGCCACCGGCTGGACAGCCGGATTCGCGGGAGAGGCGTTCCTCGGCGACTCCCGGCGACCGGAGCGGTGGCTGGAGCATCTCTCCACCGCTCTCGTCGCGGGCTTCTCCTGCCTGGTCGTGTTCGACTACGCCCAGGCGAGGCTCGGCGACATCAGCACGGTCATGGAGCATGTCCGCCGGCACCACCCCGGTGCCACCTTGCGCGTGCTGTTGCTCGCCCGGTCGGAGGAGCCGCTGTGGCGTGCCCTGAGAGAGGAGTTCCGGAACAAGCACATCGACGACTGGGCTCTGCGGGGCGCGAGTTCACGGAGCCTGCCCCGCACACTGAGCACCGATCCCGCCACCCTGGTCACCGAGGCGTTCGGAGAGTTCGCCCGCCTGCTCGACTGTTCGTGGGTGCCCATGCCGCCGTCACTCGTGGACGGGGCCGGCCGCCAGGACTCGATTCTGACGATGCTGGCGTCCGCGCTCGACGCCGTCCTCACTCTTCGCCGGCGCGAGGAGTGGAAGGAGAGCGACGACCCCCTGGCGGACATCGTCGTGCACGAGATCAAGGGGTGGTTCATGGTGCTGGCGGACAGCATCGGAACGAGTGGCGCCCTGGCCGGAAGCACCGGAGAACGGGTGGCGGACGGTCTGCTGCTCGTGCCGACACTGGCCCGGCGGCGCGACCGACCCGAACTGACCGCGCTGCTGACATCCGTGCGCGGCAGGGCGTTCCCCGATCAGCCGCCCGTCAACGCGATCGCCGTGCAGGCATGCTTGCGCACCCTCTACCCGGCGGAGGAGGCCGACCACGTCGCGCCCCTCGAACCCGACCGGCTGGGGGAGATCCTGGTGCGACGGGTGCTGGCCGAACCGCAGAGCTCGGGCGACAACGTCGGCTATCTCGGGGCGGTTCTGGACGCCTCCCCCCTCCGGGACGAGCAGACGCGGACCAGGGCCGTGCTGGACACCCTCGACGTGCTGGCCCGCGCCCGGGGCTGCACGACCGTGGGCCGGGTCGCGGACCATCCGGCGCACGCGGTTCTCGACCGGGCGCTCGCCCGGCTGGTGAAGGGCGATCCCCGAGCTCTGGTGCCCGCCCTGGTGACCGTCGGCGCGCGCGTGCCGCACGCCGAGCCCCTGGCGGACCTGCTGGAGCCGGTTCTCCAGGAATGTGACACCGATCTGCTCCTCCTGGTCGAACCGCGCCTTCCCGGCTACCCGTCCGGCCTGTCGTCGCTCTCGGCGCTGGTGCTCGGGCGGCTGCTCCGGATCCCCGACGCGGGGAGCGGCGACGACGACCGGCTCGTCCGGTTGCGGCGCCTGCGCGGGTACAGCCTGCGGCTGGAGGAGAGCGGACGACGGGACGACGCCCTGCCGGCCGCGGACGAGGCGGTCGTGCTCAGCCGTGACCTGGTCCGCCGGTCCGCGCGGTACCAGTCCCACTACGCCGCGGCGCTGCACAACCTGAGTCTGCTGAAGCACCGGTCCGGCGACACCGAGTCGGCGTTGGGCCTGAGTGTGGAGGCGGTCGCCCTGTACCGGCAGGCCGTCGAGAGCGACCCCGCCGTACGGCATCGCTCCCTCATGGACACGGCGGGCGCACTGGGCCTGCTCGCCCTGCTGCGGCTCGGAGACGACCAGGTCAACGGCGCGGCCCGGGACGCCGCCGAAGCCGTCGTCCTCTGCGGCCAGGTTCCGCAAGGAGCCCTGGACCACGACGTGTATCTCTCCTGCCTGGGGGTACTGTCCGCGTGCCGTCACCGCACGGGCTTGACGGAGGAGGCGCTCGACTCCAGCGCACAGGCCGTGGAGCACCTGGAGGCACTGGTCGGTCTCCGCCCCGGCCGCTACCTCGCCGGCCTTCCCGACACCTTGCAGCGTCACGGCGTCGGCCTGATCCGCGCCGGGCGATTCGGCGAGGCCTACCGGGCCCTGAGCCGCGCGGCGACGGAACGCGCGGCGCTGCCCGTGCGGCAGACACCCCACCTGCGTGTCCAGCAGCGGGAGGTGCTCGATGTGCTGCTTCAATTCAGCACGGAATTCGACGACTTCGCGCACGAACGCTCATCATGGGCGCAGATGAGAGCGGAACTGGACGACCGCGCGAGCTGA
- a CDS encoding CU044_2847 family protein translates to MSDAVQAVMPDGTPVWVKVNDEERRPRDTGAGDRLSRSLGDLPKTLEAVTESVSLGLRQAAPDEVTLEFGIEIAVKSGQLVSVVTAAEGKATLKVTVTWRKGEPAVTTLTETAGEASAPG, encoded by the coding sequence GTGTCCGACGCGGTTCAGGCAGTCATGCCGGACGGAACCCCCGTATGGGTGAAGGTCAACGACGAGGAGCGACGCCCCCGGGACACCGGTGCCGGCGACCGTCTGTCCCGGAGTCTCGGTGATCTCCCGAAGACGCTGGAGGCGGTCACCGAGAGCGTCAGCCTCGGACTGCGGCAAGCGGCCCCGGACGAGGTGACCCTCGAATTCGGCATTGAGATCGCCGTCAAGAGCGGCCAGTTGGTGAGTGTGGTGACCGCCGCCGAGGGCAAGGCCACGCTGAAGGTGACGGTCACCTGGCGCAAGGGGGAGCCCGCGGTGACCACCCTCACGGAGACGGCCGGCGAAGCCTCGGCCCCCGGGTAG
- a CDS encoding NUDIX hydrolase, translated as MESESPRGSEPPVEGESPGYADPPPIRRQRAVEVFGNRFGTLFNDEVVAPSGERGRYLRWRWSHGGVVIVPVRRGGFAFVPTYRYPIGQVSLEFPRGGCEAGEDPAVAAVRELREETGFDCAPSDLRSLGVIHAETGLIESAVHVFAAEIHPAGPADAPAVAEPEGMESVTRPVWVSRTEMAKWLRNGDVSCGVTLAALALALADSSAPGLGPVG; from the coding sequence ATGGAGAGCGAGTCACCGAGGGGAAGCGAGCCACCCGTGGAGGGTGAGTCACCTGGATACGCCGACCCCCCGCCCATCCGACGGCAACGGGCGGTGGAGGTCTTCGGCAACCGGTTCGGCACGCTGTTCAACGACGAGGTGGTCGCACCGTCGGGCGAGCGCGGCCGTTACCTGCGCTGGCGGTGGTCGCACGGTGGAGTGGTGATCGTCCCCGTGCGCCGGGGCGGCTTCGCCTTCGTTCCCACGTACCGCTACCCGATCGGTCAGGTCTCCCTGGAGTTCCCCCGGGGCGGATGCGAGGCCGGCGAGGACCCGGCGGTCGCGGCCGTACGGGAGCTCCGGGAGGAGACCGGCTTCGACTGCGCGCCGTCCGACCTGCGTTCACTGGGGGTCATCCACGCCGAGACCGGTCTGATCGAGTCGGCCGTACACGTCTTCGCCGCCGAGATCCACCCCGCAGGCCCGGCGGACGCACCCGCGGTCGCCGAGCCGGAGGGCATGGAGTCGGTGACCCGGCCCGTCTGGGTGTCGCGCACGGAGATGGCGAAGTGGCTCCGCAACGGTGATGTTTCCTGTGGGGTGACGCTGGCCGCCCTGGCCCTCGCACTCGCCGACAGCTCCGCGCCCGGCCTCGGACCGGTGGGGTGA
- a CDS encoding LLM class flavin-dependent oxidoreductase, which produces MRFSINIPNFGDFADPRNVRTVAVAAEQAGWDGLFVWDHVVHRYHQGRPFADPWMLLTAAALSTSRIRLGTLLTPVPRYLPQQLARQVATLDHLSGGRAVFGAGLGGPVEDEYGSFGDSTEPRLLAERLDEGLDLLARFWTGGPVDHRGRHYEVRDVTLLPASAQRPRPPVWIGGFWPRRPPMRRAARWDGAAPLFETARHGQVPDVTEVRELVVYVREHRPTEGPHPFEFVVGGVTPPDVSRARDIIGPLRDAGATWWDERQLQTGPDLDRLDPVLRRVEAGPPVI; this is translated from the coding sequence ATGCGCTTCTCGATCAACATCCCCAACTTCGGCGACTTCGCCGACCCCCGCAACGTGCGGACCGTGGCCGTCGCCGCCGAACAGGCCGGCTGGGACGGGCTGTTCGTCTGGGACCACGTCGTGCACCGGTACCACCAGGGCCGGCCCTTCGCTGACCCCTGGATGCTGCTGACCGCGGCGGCGTTGTCGACCTCCCGGATCCGGCTGGGCACCCTCCTCACACCCGTTCCGCGCTACCTCCCGCAACAACTCGCCCGGCAGGTCGCCACCCTGGACCATCTCAGCGGCGGCCGGGCGGTCTTCGGCGCCGGGCTGGGCGGTCCCGTCGAGGACGAGTACGGCAGCTTCGGCGACAGCACCGAGCCGCGTCTCCTCGCCGAGCGGCTGGACGAGGGACTGGACCTGCTGGCGCGGTTCTGGACCGGTGGGCCGGTGGACCACCGGGGCCGCCACTACGAGGTCCGCGACGTGACCCTGCTGCCCGCGAGCGCGCAGCGGCCCCGCCCGCCCGTGTGGATCGGCGGGTTCTGGCCGCGCCGCCCGCCCATGCGGCGGGCGGCCCGCTGGGACGGCGCGGCCCCGCTCTTCGAGACGGCGCGGCACGGTCAGGTGCCCGACGTGACCGAGGTACGGGAACTCGTCGTGTACGTACGTGAGCACCGCCCGACCGAGGGCCCGCACCCGTTCGAGTTCGTCGTCGGCGGCGTCACACCCCCGGACGTGTCCCGGGCCCGGGACATCATCGGCCCCCTGCGTGACGCGGGCGCCACCTGGTGGGACGAACGCCAGCTCCAGACCGGCCCCGACCTGGACCGACTGGATCCGGTGCTGCGGCGCGTCGAGGCGGGGCCGCCGGTGATCTGA
- a CDS encoding saccharopine dehydrogenase family protein — protein sequence MRVLLVGAGGVGTAVTRIAARRDFLTHMTVADYDLSRAEAAVTALGEHGGRFGARRLDASDEEAVRRALVEERCDVLLNATDPRFVMPLFRAALAAGTHYLDMAMSLSSPHGTHPYEHCGVKLGDGQFELAGEWEESGRLALVGMGVEPGLSDVFARYAADELFDEIEEIGIRDGADLTVEGYDFAPSFSIWTTIEECLNPPVVYEKERGWFTTAPFSEPEVFDFPEGIGPVECVNVEHEEVLLIPRWVDARRVTFKYGLGDDFIAKLKVLHELGLDSTTEVTVPGRGGGPVQVSPRDVVAACLPDPATLGDRMTGKTCAGTWVKGVKDGAAREVYLYHVVDNQWSMREYGSQAVVWQTAINPVVALELIAGGVWTGSGVLGPEALPPRPFLDLLTAYGSPWGLREEN from the coding sequence ATGCGTGTACTGCTCGTGGGCGCGGGTGGCGTCGGAACCGCCGTCACCCGGATCGCGGCCCGCCGGGACTTCCTGACCCACATGACCGTGGCCGACTACGACCTCTCCCGCGCCGAGGCGGCCGTCACCGCGCTGGGGGAGCACGGGGGCCGCTTCGGCGCACGGCGCCTGGACGCCTCCGACGAGGAAGCGGTGCGCCGGGCACTCGTCGAGGAGCGGTGCGACGTGCTGCTCAACGCCACCGATCCGCGATTCGTCATGCCGCTGTTCCGGGCCGCCCTCGCGGCGGGCACGCACTACCTGGACATGGCGATGTCCCTGTCCTCGCCGCACGGCACCCACCCTTACGAGCACTGCGGTGTGAAGCTCGGCGACGGGCAGTTCGAGCTGGCCGGCGAGTGGGAGGAGTCGGGGCGGCTGGCTCTGGTCGGCATGGGTGTGGAGCCGGGCCTGTCGGACGTCTTCGCGCGGTACGCGGCCGACGAACTCTTCGACGAGATCGAGGAGATCGGCATCCGGGACGGCGCCGACCTGACCGTGGAGGGCTACGACTTCGCCCCGTCCTTCAGCATCTGGACCACCATCGAGGAATGCCTCAACCCGCCGGTGGTCTACGAGAAGGAGCGCGGCTGGTTCACCACCGCGCCGTTCAGCGAGCCGGAGGTCTTCGACTTCCCCGAGGGGATCGGCCCGGTGGAGTGCGTCAACGTGGAACACGAGGAGGTGCTGCTGATCCCCCGCTGGGTCGACGCGCGGCGGGTGACGTTCAAGTACGGCCTCGGCGACGACTTCATCGCCAAGCTCAAGGTCCTCCACGAGCTGGGCCTGGACTCCACCACCGAGGTCACGGTCCCCGGCCGGGGCGGCGGGCCGGTCCAGGTCTCGCCCCGTGACGTGGTCGCCGCCTGTCTGCCCGACCCGGCCACACTCGGCGACCGGATGACCGGCAAGACCTGCGCGGGCACCTGGGTCAAGGGCGTCAAGGACGGTGCGGCGCGCGAGGTGTACCTCTACCACGTGGTCGACAACCAGTGGTCGATGCGCGAGTACGGCTCCCAGGCCGTGGTCTGGCAGACCGCCATCAACCCGGTCGTCGCCCTCGAACTGATCGCCGGCGGCGTGTGGACCGGCAGCGGGGTCCTCGGCCCCGAGGCCCTGCCGCCCCGCCCGTTCCTGGATCTCCTCACCGCCTACGGCTCCCCGTGGGGCCTGCGCGAGGAGAACTGA